One genomic window of Desulfovibrio psychrotolerans includes the following:
- the dapA gene encoding 4-hydroxy-tetrahydrodipicolinate synthase, producing the protein MQFRGAFTALVTPFRNGAVDEERYRELVEWQIENGINGLVPCGTTGESATLSHEEHREVIRICVEQANKRVPVLAGAGSNNTKEAIDLTRFAKEAGADGALLITPYYNKPTQEGLYQHFKAIAEEVSLPFILYNVPGRTGTNMLPCTLARLKKDVPQVKGVKEATGNLAQVSDILEQCGPDFQVVSGDDFTVLPLLSLGGCGVISVVSNIIPDRMAGLCKAFAEGNLDEARRLHFDMQGLCRAMFIETNPIPVKTSLSMMGKISLELRLPMVPLAESSEKALQACLKSKGII; encoded by the coding sequence ATGCAATTCAGGGGTGCGTTTACGGCACTGGTAACACCGTTCAGAAACGGTGCCGTGGATGAGGAACGCTACAGGGAACTGGTGGAGTGGCAGATCGAAAATGGAATTAACGGTCTTGTGCCCTGCGGCACCACGGGAGAATCGGCCACCCTCTCCCATGAGGAGCACCGAGAGGTCATACGCATCTGCGTGGAGCAGGCCAATAAACGCGTGCCTGTGCTTGCCGGTGCCGGTTCCAATAATACCAAAGAAGCCATCGACCTTACCCGCTTTGCCAAGGAAGCCGGGGCCGATGGTGCCCTGCTGATCACGCCCTACTACAACAAACCCACCCAGGAAGGGCTGTACCAGCATTTCAAGGCCATAGCCGAAGAGGTTTCCCTGCCGTTCATCCTCTACAACGTCCCCGGACGCACCGGCACCAACATGCTGCCCTGCACCCTTGCGCGCCTGAAAAAAGACGTTCCGCAGGTCAAGGGCGTGAAAGAGGCTACGGGAAATCTGGCGCAGGTATCCGACATTCTGGAACAGTGCGGCCCGGACTTTCAGGTGGTTTCCGGAGACGACTTCACGGTGCTCCCGCTGCTTTCTCTCGGCGGGTGCGGTGTCATCTCCGTTGTTTCCAACATCATTCCGGACCGCATGGCAGGCCTGTGCAAAGCCTTTGCGGAAGGAAATCTGGACGAGGCCCGCAGGCTGCATTTTGACATGCAGGGCCTGTGCAGAGCCATGTTCATTGAAACAAATCCCATTCCGGTCAAAACCTCGCTTTCCATGATGGGCAAAATCTCGCTGGAACTGCGCCTGCCCATGGTTCCGCTGGCCGAATCCAGCGAAAAAGCGTTGCAGGCCTGTCTCAAGTCCAAGGGCATCATCTAG
- the dapF gene encoding diaminopimelate epimerase, whose amino-acid sequence MSAISESVAIHKMQGCGNDFVFIDNRQLKLPVSDMPEWARKVCRRSFGVGADGLVFLEEAPDTSVDYRWHFYNADGSRAEMCGNASRCAGLLAVKLGFAGPVHTFGSDAGPIRAEVDARNCEVKVQLTPPKGLELHKSIDMDGKPDEIHFVNTGVPHAVYLHENAGSLDVKKLGAHVRYHPLFAPAGTNANFVTVHDKGNIHLRTYERGVEDETYACGTGAAAGVVVTHALGLTGPEVNVRSSGGEILGISLEDGCVFLKGKALNVYSGEMYLAALGLTLP is encoded by the coding sequence GTGAGCGCAATTTCAGAATCTGTTGCCATCCATAAAATGCAGGGTTGCGGCAACGATTTCGTTTTCATAGACAACAGGCAGCTCAAACTGCCGGTTTCCGACATGCCGGAATGGGCACGCAAGGTTTGCCGCCGTTCTTTCGGCGTGGGTGCGGACGGGCTGGTCTTTCTGGAAGAGGCACCGGATACCTCCGTGGACTACCGCTGGCACTTTTACAATGCCGATGGCTCCCGGGCTGAAATGTGCGGTAATGCTTCCCGTTGCGCCGGACTGCTGGCGGTGAAGCTCGGCTTTGCCGGTCCTGTGCACACCTTCGGATCCGATGCCGGTCCCATCCGCGCAGAGGTAGATGCCCGAAACTGCGAAGTAAAGGTGCAGCTCACCCCACCCAAAGGGCTGGAACTCCACAAGTCCATAGATATGGACGGCAAGCCGGATGAAATTCACTTCGTGAACACCGGCGTTCCGCACGCGGTATACCTGCATGAAAACGCAGGTTCGCTGGATGTGAAAAAACTGGGGGCGCATGTCCGTTACCATCCTCTGTTTGCTCCTGCCGGAACCAACGCAAACTTCGTCACGGTGCATGACAAAGGAAATATCCATCTGCGCACCTACGAGCGCGGCGTGGAGGATGAAACCTACGCCTGCGGCACCGGAGCAGCAGCCGGAGTAGTAGTTACGCACGCGCTGGGACTGACCGGTCCGGAAGTAAACGTGCGCAGCTCCGGCGGAGAGATATTGGGCATTTCCCTTGAAGATGGCTGCGTCTTCCTCAAAGGCAAGGCACTGAACGTCTATTCCGGCGAAATGTATCTGGCAGCACTGGGCCTGACCCTGCCCTAA
- the modB gene encoding molybdate ABC transporter permease subunit, with product MTGEIWVPLLLTLKVAFCATGIACVTGVVAAYCLGKRAFPGRDWIDAACTLPLVLPPTVLGYYLIVFIGRNGLLGAWLDRTFGITLMFTLQGAIIAAAVVSFPMVFKSARAALEGVPQNYLNAARIAGAGEWEIFLRITLPLAFRGILAGTMLAFARAMGEFGATLMVAGNLPGRTQTLSLAVYSAVQAGNDTLANTLVIIVSVVCVVLLVITGKLLSPK from the coding sequence ATGACCGGTGAGATATGGGTTCCCTTGCTGCTGACGTTGAAGGTGGCATTTTGTGCAACGGGAATAGCCTGCGTGACAGGGGTGGTTGCTGCCTACTGTCTGGGAAAGCGGGCGTTTCCCGGCAGGGACTGGATAGATGCCGCGTGCACCCTGCCGTTGGTGCTGCCCCCCACCGTGCTGGGATATTATCTGATTGTCTTCATAGGTCGGAATGGGCTGTTGGGAGCATGGCTGGACAGAACCTTCGGCATTACACTCATGTTTACATTGCAGGGGGCGATTATCGCCGCTGCCGTGGTCTCCTTTCCCATGGTTTTCAAATCAGCACGAGCCGCACTGGAGGGGGTGCCGCAGAATTATCTGAATGCCGCACGGATAGCGGGAGCAGGTGAGTGGGAGATTTTTTTGCGCATCACGCTGCCGCTGGCTTTCAGAGGGATTCTGGCAGGAACCATGCTGGCGTTTGCCCGGGCTATGGGGGAGTTTGGCGCAACGCTCATGGTGGCGGGGAATCTGCCCGGACGCACCCAGACCCTTTCCCTTGCTGTGTACAGCGCAGTTCAGGCCGGCAACGACACGCTCGCCAACACGCTTGTAATAATAGTTTCAGTGGTTTGTGTTGTTCTATTGGTGATAACCGGGAAACTGCTTTCCCCAAAATGA
- a CDS encoding DUF342 domain-containing protein, with protein MPYQLVHHFDPNFDHMRLTPHEEAEGRVDHYNLGYVQNVVMGQVLAELVPLDKDLPAGANPAFVRQAESLPIGPNTTVNPAQPMQLVASANGYVFYHQNRITVKTLLNVRRDVDFHTGNIVFVGDVRVHGSVRSGFEVHGKNILVQKTVEGARIIAQGSITSQNGVKGGKTALLEAGSDIRLPFVENAEIRCRGNVLIDASCMHTDVWVSGKFVVRGRLQGGAVYSNSVVYVQEQLGGGIGTPTAITMGYDPFMLRRLKSVDDKISHLEASAEQLEMLCSKSAVHKQEYCTKLNTAQTKLAAFRRERVSLWETMQASPHMGSCRILVPGRIRPGVEVSIGGAYCTINDFMENVCISSRGNEIVFDTPAMKSK; from the coding sequence ATGCCGTATCAGCTCGTTCACCATTTTGATCCAAACTTCGACCACATGCGCCTCACCCCGCACGAAGAGGCTGAAGGAAGGGTCGATCACTACAATCTGGGCTACGTGCAGAACGTGGTCATGGGGCAGGTTCTCGCAGAACTGGTTCCCCTTGACAAAGACCTGCCCGCTGGCGCAAACCCTGCCTTTGTACGTCAGGCGGAGTCGCTTCCCATCGGTCCCAACACCACGGTGAACCCTGCTCAACCCATGCAGCTTGTCGCTTCGGCAAACGGCTACGTGTTCTATCACCAAAACCGCATTACGGTGAAGACACTGTTAAATGTTCGTCGCGATGTAGATTTTCACACCGGAAATATTGTCTTTGTGGGCGATGTGCGCGTACACGGCAGCGTGCGCAGCGGGTTCGAGGTCCACGGAAAAAACATCCTTGTCCAAAAAACGGTAGAGGGCGCGCGCATTATCGCTCAGGGAAGCATCACCAGCCAGAACGGAGTAAAAGGCGGCAAGACAGCCCTGCTGGAAGCCGGAAGCGACATCCGGCTCCCCTTTGTGGAAAATGCCGAAATCCGTTGCCGGGGCAATGTGCTCATTGATGCCTCGTGCATGCATACAGACGTTTGGGTAAGCGGCAAATTCGTGGTACGGGGCAGGCTGCAGGGGGGCGCGGTCTATTCCAACTCCGTGGTCTACGTGCAGGAACAACTGGGGGGAGGAATCGGCACGCCAACTGCCATTACCATGGGGTACGATCCGTTCATGCTGCGCCGCCTTAAATCGGTGGACGACAAAATTTCCCATCTGGAAGCATCTGCCGAACAGCTTGAGATGCTGTGCTCCAAAAGCGCAGTCCACAAGCAGGAATATTGCACAAAACTGAACACGGCACAGACCAAACTTGCCGCCTTCAGACGAGAGAGGGTAAGCCTATGGGAAACCATGCAGGCTTCACCGCATATGGGATCATGCAGAATACTCGTGCCGGGACGCATCCGTCCCGGGGTCGAGGTCAGCATCGGGGGGGCATACTGTACCATAAATGATTTTATGGAAAACGTGTGCATATCATCACGGGGCAATGAAATTGTCTTCGACACGCCAGCAATGAAGAGTAAGTAG
- a CDS encoding ABC transporter ATP-binding protein yields the protein MQFDIDIRKTVGARRLPLWKELMGKSEARRFTLNTRIVSDVRHLVLAGPSGSGKSLTLQAVAGLLTPDSGRIALGGRVYFDSAAGINIPPRQRRVGYVFQDYALFPHYTVRQNVAFGLSRWTWRLGREQARILDETLDVFGIRCLAESRPDELSGGQRQRVALARALVGRPDMLLLDEPFSALDQPLRIRMRNELARILEHFAIPMILVTHDVDEAEYFAQTVVVYSGGTVHDVLCAETLARQGDSVSRTVGDVLRSVYV from the coding sequence ATGCAATTCGACATTGATATTCGAAAAACAGTTGGCGCACGGCGATTGCCGTTGTGGAAAGAGCTTATGGGCAAATCTGAGGCACGCCGCTTTACACTGAACACGCGGATTGTCTCAGATGTGCGCCATCTTGTGCTTGCCGGGCCTTCCGGTTCCGGGAAGTCTCTCACATTGCAGGCGGTAGCGGGCTTGCTGACTCCCGACTCCGGGCGGATTGCACTGGGGGGCCGGGTGTATTTTGACTCTGCAGCCGGAATCAACATTCCGCCCCGTCAGCGCCGCGTGGGGTATGTGTTTCAGGATTACGCACTGTTTCCGCATTATACGGTGCGGCAGAATGTGGCCTTTGGCCTTTCCCGCTGGACATGGCGCCTTGGCAGGGAACAGGCACGTATACTGGATGAGACGCTGGATGTGTTCGGCATCCGGTGCCTTGCAGAATCGCGCCCCGATGAATTGTCCGGCGGTCAGCGCCAGCGTGTTGCGCTGGCGCGTGCCCTTGTTGGCCGTCCTGACATGCTGTTGCTGGATGAGCCGTTCTCTGCACTTGATCAGCCTTTGCGCATCCGTATGCGCAACGAACTGGCAAGGATTTTGGAACACTTTGCCATCCCCATGATTCTGGTGACGCATGATGTGGACGAAGCGGAGTATTTTGCCCAGACCGTAGTGGTGTATTCCGGCGGCACCGTGCACGATGTGTTGTGTGCGGAGACTCTGGCCCGGCAGGGGGATTCTGTCTCCCGGACAGTTGGGGATGTTCTGCGGTCCGTGTACGTATAG
- the modA gene encoding molybdate ABC transporter substrate-binding protein, whose translation MKRILMAIMCVLLLNIPLHAAELTVSAAASLTDAFGKLETMYEEKHPGLDVVMNFAASGPLYKQIEQGAPVDVFVSANTKWMNTAVEAGFVNREDVSVLLTNALVLAVPAGNKAKVTDMASLTSDSVKLVAVGTPETVPAGEYAKTAIVNSDLWDTLAPKLVYGESVRQVLDYLVRGEVDAGFVYASDAIKGGAAVEVASEIALDEPAEYPMAALKGSAHPEEAKRFTVFLQSEEAKAVLRSFGFSAP comes from the coding sequence ATGAAACGAATTCTGATGGCCATTATGTGCGTGCTTCTTCTGAACATTCCGCTCCATGCGGCGGAACTTACTGTTTCCGCTGCAGCCAGCCTGACGGACGCCTTTGGAAAGCTGGAAACCATGTATGAAGAGAAGCATCCCGGTCTGGATGTGGTGATGAACTTTGCCGCCTCCGGCCCGCTTTATAAGCAGATAGAGCAGGGAGCCCCGGTGGATGTCTTTGTTTCCGCCAACACAAAATGGATGAATACCGCCGTGGAGGCCGGGTTTGTGAACCGGGAGGATGTTTCCGTTCTGCTGACAAACGCGCTGGTGCTTGCCGTTCCTGCCGGGAATAAAGCCAAGGTGACCGACATGGCGAGCCTGACTTCTGATTCTGTAAAGCTGGTGGCAGTGGGCACGCCGGAAACCGTGCCTGCGGGTGAATATGCCAAGACGGCCATTGTTAACTCTGATCTGTGGGATACGCTGGCCCCCAAGCTCGTTTACGGTGAGTCTGTACGACAGGTGCTGGACTATCTTGTGCGCGGAGAGGTGGACGCCGGGTTTGTGTATGCCTCTGACGCCATTAAAGGCGGAGCAGCGGTAGAGGTTGCTTCGGAAATTGCGCTGGATGAACCTGCAGAGTATCCGATGGCCGCTCTCAAGGGTTCTGCCCATCCGGAAGAGGCAAAACGGTTCACGGTGTTTCTGCAGAGCGAAGAAGCCAAGGCGGTGCTGCGCTCTTTCGGGTTCTCTGCTCCGTAA
- a CDS encoding STAS domain-containing protein: MGTLTITRQATALIVQLYGELTLQTAPDFRKDIESAVNDNQTEYLVLDLSKVSFIDSSGIGMLVALKTQMTNRSISVFLLNPSEQARTTLQLVQLTSFFHILTGEDAMLTILPE; the protein is encoded by the coding sequence ATGGGCACGCTGACAATCACGCGTCAGGCAACGGCACTCATAGTGCAGCTTTATGGCGAGCTTACCCTGCAGACCGCACCGGACTTCCGCAAAGACATAGAGTCCGCTGTAAACGATAACCAGACGGAATACCTTGTGCTGGACCTAAGCAAGGTCAGCTTCATAGACAGTTCCGGCATAGGCATGCTGGTTGCCCTCAAAACCCAGATGACCAACCGGAGCATCAGCGTCTTTCTCCTCAATCCGTCCGAACAGGCCCGCACCACGCTGCAACTGGTACAGCTCACCAGCTTCTTCCACATCCTCACGGGAGAAGACGCCATGCTCACCATTTTGCCGGAATAA
- a CDS encoding long-chain-fatty-acid--CoA ligase, which translates to MSEQTTSYAFPWLAHYDENVPASVNYENIPLFAFLDRAAETTPKRTAVIFRNMRISYGKLRFMAEVLAANLRRQGVQPGDRVSVMMPNLPQTIIAFWGILKAGGVVVMTNPLYMEKELVHQIEDSGAQYMIALDLVWPKLEKLRDKLGIRKYFITRISESLKFPLNFLYTLKAKREGSLRPIPFDGNTVLPWSALTSGKETLSVPVDNPAEQLALLQYTGGTTGIAKGVMLTHRNLTVNVQQCAAMLHGLESETHTFLGLLPYFHVFGLTVCLAFPTLLRATVIPFPRYVPKDVLDGIAKYKPTIFPGAPSVYISLMQQKEIGKYDLTCIRYCISGSSPMPVEQMKNFAKLTGANIIEGFGLTEASPVTHLNPINGQHKAGSIGVPFPDTEARIVDMEVGSVPLPPGKIGELVIRGPQIMRGYWNRPDETASTLRNGWLYTGDIATMDDDGYFFIVDRKKDMIIVGGYNVYPREIDEVLYEHPKVQEAVTVGVPHPTRGEIIKVYIVPKPGEKLTKGEIMSHCREQLANYKVPKQVEFREELPKTIVGKVLRRALRAEEEQRISDAAQADNAGEAGGMANFLVQDDLADAPASSRWQQERETASEPGTSTADKNDPSDKN; encoded by the coding sequence ATGAGCGAGCAAACCACTTCCTACGCATTCCCATGGCTGGCGCACTATGACGAGAATGTCCCGGCATCCGTCAACTACGAAAACATCCCCCTGTTCGCCTTTCTGGACAGAGCAGCGGAAACCACGCCCAAGAGAACAGCGGTTATTTTCAGGAACATGCGCATCTCCTACGGCAAGCTCCGCTTCATGGCAGAGGTGCTCGCCGCCAACCTGCGGCGGCAGGGAGTCCAGCCCGGCGACCGTGTTTCCGTGATGATGCCCAACCTGCCCCAGACCATCATCGCCTTCTGGGGCATTCTCAAGGCTGGCGGCGTTGTGGTAATGACCAACCCGCTCTACATGGAAAAAGAACTGGTCCACCAGATAGAAGATTCCGGTGCACAATACATGATCGCACTGGACCTCGTATGGCCCAAACTGGAAAAACTTCGCGACAAGCTGGGTATCCGCAAATATTTCATCACCCGCATTTCAGAGAGCCTCAAATTTCCGCTCAATTTCCTCTACACCCTTAAAGCAAAACGCGAGGGTTCGCTGCGCCCCATCCCGTTTGACGGAAACACCGTATTGCCATGGTCCGCCCTTACGTCAGGCAAGGAGACCCTGAGTGTTCCCGTAGACAATCCGGCGGAGCAACTGGCCCTGCTGCAATACACCGGCGGCACCACAGGCATAGCCAAAGGGGTCATGCTCACCCACCGCAATCTGACGGTAAACGTCCAGCAGTGCGCTGCCATGCTGCACGGGCTGGAATCAGAAACACACACCTTTCTGGGATTACTCCCCTATTTCCACGTTTTCGGCCTTACGGTCTGCCTTGCGTTTCCCACGCTGCTGCGGGCAACGGTCATCCCCTTCCCGCGCTATGTTCCCAAAGATGTTCTGGACGGCATTGCCAAGTACAAGCCCACCATTTTCCCGGGTGCCCCCTCGGTGTACATCTCGCTCATGCAGCAAAAAGAGATTGGCAAATACGACCTCACCTGCATCCGGTACTGTATTTCCGGCTCATCGCCCATGCCCGTGGAGCAGATGAAGAACTTCGCCAAACTGACAGGAGCCAACATCATAGAAGGCTTCGGCCTCACGGAAGCCTCTCCCGTCACCCATCTGAACCCCATCAACGGCCAGCACAAGGCAGGCTCCATCGGCGTGCCCTTCCCCGATACTGAAGCCCGCATCGTGGACATGGAGGTAGGCAGCGTCCCCCTGCCCCCCGGCAAGATAGGCGAACTGGTTATCCGGGGGCCGCAGATCATGCGCGGTTACTGGAACAGACCGGACGAAACCGCCTCCACCCTGCGTAACGGCTGGCTGTACACGGGCGACATCGCCACCATGGATGACGACGGCTATTTCTTCATCGTGGACCGCAAGAAGGATATGATCATCGTGGGCGGCTACAACGTCTACCCGCGTGAGATTGACGAAGTGCTCTACGAACACCCCAAGGTGCAGGAAGCAGTCACCGTGGGCGTCCCCCACCCCACGCGCGGAGAAATCATAAAGGTGTACATCGTTCCCAAGCCCGGAGAGAAGCTCACCAAAGGTGAGATAATGAGCCATTGCAGGGAGCAGCTTGCCAACTACAAGGTACCCAAACAGGTGGAGTTCCGGGAAGAACTGCCCAAAACCATCGTGGGCAAGGTGCTGCGGCGCGCACTGCGGGCAGAAGAAGAGCAGCGCATCTCAGATGCAGCACAGGCGGATAACGCAGGAGAAGCAGGCGGCATGGCCAACTTCCTGGTTCAGGATGATCTGGCAGACGCCCCGGCATCATCCCGGTGGCAGCAGGAAAGAGAAACTGCGTCCGAACCCGGCACCTCCACGGCAGACAAAAACGATCCTTCCGATAAGAACTGA
- a CDS encoding UshA-like (seleno)protein family 2, producing MNSFFRCCGLDRMAYFACLLCLATTLAPLRTAGAADAHSAQNTPVLRIVFFANTHGEVHPCPSUGRKTLGGLARRVGVLDVYRQDGPLLIIGGPGEFTLPDGAPLHRDDAGTLATIYSRMAVAAGWLEPAARDWFQAHGAEPPNGFHPVDQTPVVQQSVVQGKTIGVVLFPAAFAGNPEQENELLALAQRLRDQCDLIIGVSPWGTKAERTFLPAASGYYDVILGGGEGQGMRGNMDTKGTVLWARGYGKGMALAVLELMEWPSRQSDRPDWAWVEDDNVRFPVVLLDEGIRPDPQTTELLAGQQ from the coding sequence ATGAATAGTTTTTTCCGTTGTTGCGGTCTTGACCGCATGGCGTATTTCGCCTGCCTTCTCTGTCTTGCGACCACGCTTGCGCCGCTAAGAACAGCCGGGGCGGCAGACGCACACAGCGCGCAGAACACTCCCGTTCTGCGCATTGTGTTTTTTGCCAATACGCATGGCGAGGTACATCCCTGCCCCTCCTGAGGACGCAAAACGCTCGGAGGGCTGGCCCGGAGGGTCGGCGTGCTGGATGTATACCGTCAGGACGGACCGTTGCTTATCATCGGCGGGCCGGGTGAATTCACCCTGCCTGATGGCGCACCGCTGCATAGGGATGATGCTGGCACCCTTGCCACCATTTACAGTCGCATGGCTGTGGCGGCAGGCTGGCTTGAACCGGCGGCACGCGACTGGTTTCAGGCACACGGAGCGGAACCGCCTAACGGGTTTCACCCCGTTGACCAAACCCCTGTTGTGCAGCAGAGTGTTGTGCAGGGCAAAACCATAGGCGTTGTCCTGTTCCCCGCTGCCTTTGCGGGCAACCCGGAACAGGAAAATGAACTGCTCGCACTGGCCCAACGCCTGCGCGACCAATGTGACCTGATCATAGGCGTAAGCCCGTGGGGCACAAAGGCAGAAAGAACGTTCCTCCCCGCAGCCTCAGGGTATTACGATGTCATCCTCGGCGGCGGTGAAGGACAGGGCATGCGGGGCAATATGGATACCAAGGGCACAGTTCTCTGGGCCCGCGGATACGGCAAGGGCATGGCTCTCGCCGTTCTGGAACTTATGGAATGGCCCTCCCGTCAATCGGACAGACCGGACTGGGCTTGGGTCGAGGATGACAACGTTCGCTTCCCCGTTGTCCTGCTCGATGAAGGAATACGGCCCGACCCGCAGACAACCGAACTGCTGGCCGGGCAACAATAA
- a CDS encoding PP2C family protein-serine/threonine phosphatase — protein sequence MNTGSPATRLLIADDSDITRMMLAHILQEGRDLRQATNGEECLAAYRDFRPDIILLDLNMPERDGMSVIREIRSRHGDHDTFIIVLTGEGSPDALSISLNTGANDFLSKPFGNAELLARIGVAERQAALTRQLRSYTQRIREEIELVASLQQKLLPSHSPLFPGVRIETIYRPSGHASGDFYDYFALPERNTLRTVIADVSGHGARAAFIMSIVRTLFRLTQTRYFPLATTVRLINDHLLDIIGTEEDFVTLFCADIHFSTNTMQYINAGHCPGMLRTEEGATTRLASSTPLLGFFPITPQVQQVPFHAGSRLFLFTDGFFDWQMDNGALFSLPMFWEQAAGCMERPNNFVETLRYRLAMLAGHGGSFRDDVTALWIATGSQHA from the coding sequence ATGAACACAGGCTCTCCCGCAACCCGGCTGCTTATAGCTGACGACTCCGACATAACCCGGATGATGCTCGCCCATATCCTGCAGGAAGGACGGGACCTGCGGCAGGCCACAAACGGCGAAGAGTGTCTGGCCGCCTACCGTGATTTTCGTCCGGATATTATCCTGCTGGACCTGAACATGCCGGAACGTGACGGCATGAGCGTCATCCGGGAAATCCGCTCCCGCCATGGGGACCACGATACCTTCATCATCGTGCTCACGGGAGAAGGCAGCCCGGATGCACTCTCCATCTCCCTGAACACCGGAGCCAACGACTTCCTGAGCAAACCCTTCGGCAATGCGGAGCTTCTGGCGCGCATAGGTGTGGCAGAACGTCAGGCCGCCCTTACCCGCCAGTTACGCAGCTACACACAGCGCATCCGCGAAGAGATAGAGCTTGTGGCCTCGCTGCAACAAAAATTGCTGCCGAGCCACTCACCTCTTTTCCCCGGGGTACGCATAGAGACCATCTACCGCCCTTCCGGTCACGCCAGCGGTGATTTTTACGACTATTTCGCCCTGCCGGAACGCAACACCCTGCGCACCGTCATAGCCGATGTATCAGGGCACGGTGCCAGAGCCGCCTTCATCATGAGCATTGTCCGCACCCTGTTCAGGCTCACTCAGACACGCTACTTCCCCCTCGCCACCACCGTCCGCCTCATAAACGACCATCTGCTGGACATCATCGGCACAGAGGAAGACTTCGTCACCCTGTTCTGCGCCGACATCCACTTCAGCACCAACACAATGCAGTATATCAACGCCGGCCATTGCCCCGGCATGCTGCGCACCGAAGAAGGAGCAACCACCCGGCTTGCCTCCTCCACCCCCCTGCTGGGTTTTTTCCCCATAACCCCGCAGGTGCAGCAGGTTCCCTTCCACGCTGGCAGCAGGCTGTTCCTGTTCACAGATGGCTTTTTCGACTGGCAGATGGACAACGGTGCACTTTTTTCCCTGCCCATGTTCTGGGAACAGGCAGCCGGTTGTATGGAACGCCCCAACAACTTTGTGGAAACCCTGCGCTATCGTCTGGCCATGCTGGCCGGTCACGGTGGCAGTTTCCGAGACGATGTCACCGCGCTCTGGATAGCCACAGGGAGCCAGCATGCATAA
- a CDS encoding ATP-binding protein: MHNYTFRTAAYPESCRALTKAALAVMKEYILSEDTLHSFDLLLTEATANCARHAYRYSDVGDVEIVLEIEPGRNITARISDWGEGFPAETIRPDKPVLSRPEAEGGRGLFIIASLSTQFRITGADGKNTVHATLDIPRGLWAR; the protein is encoded by the coding sequence ATGCATAACTACACCTTCCGCACGGCCGCCTATCCCGAATCATGCAGGGCTCTCACCAAGGCGGCACTGGCCGTCATGAAGGAATACATCCTGAGTGAAGACACCCTGCACTCCTTTGATCTGCTCCTCACAGAAGCCACTGCCAACTGCGCACGGCACGCCTACCGCTATTCCGATGTGGGCGATGTGGAAATCGTTCTGGAAATTGAACCGGGCCGGAATATCACCGCCAGAATCTCCGACTGGGGAGAAGGGTTCCCGGCCGAAACCATCCGGCCGGACAAGCCCGTGCTTTCACGGCCGGAGGCGGAAGGGGGGCGCGGCCTGTTCATCATCGCCTCGCTCTCCACACAGTTCCGGATAACCGGAGCAGACGGAAAAAACACCGTACATGCAACTCTAGACATACCGAGGGGATTATGGGCACGCTGA
- the dtd gene encoding D-aminoacyl-tRNA deacylase gives MKLLLQRVRCGKVTVHGKTVAEIGPGLVVLVGFGAHDTADLPDRNIWQTMLRKMLDLRIFPDSEGKMNRSLSEFGGQILLVPQFTLYADTRKGRRPSFTAACPPGTAERLFSTFASAVRESMCCRDTAPQVNENPPVQCGIFGADMDVSLTNWGPVTISLTDADYTRDS, from the coding sequence ATGAAACTCCTATTGCAGCGCGTACGGTGCGGCAAGGTAACTGTGCACGGTAAAACCGTTGCCGAGATCGGACCGGGGCTGGTCGTGCTGGTAGGATTCGGGGCGCATGATACTGCAGACCTGCCGGACCGGAATATCTGGCAGACCATGTTGAGAAAAATGCTCGACTTGCGTATATTTCCCGATAGTGAAGGAAAAATGAACCGCAGCCTGAGTGAATTCGGCGGACAGATTCTGCTCGTGCCGCAATTCACCCTGTATGCAGATACGCGCAAGGGCCGGCGTCCTTCTTTCACCGCCGCCTGCCCGCCCGGAACCGCAGAGCGGCTTTTCAGCACCTTCGCCAGTGCCGTGCGCGAATCTATGTGTTGCAGGGATACTGCGCCGCAGGTAAATGAAAATCCTCCTGTGCAATGCGGCATATTCGGAGCAGATATGGACGTCTCGCTCACCAACTGGGGTCCGGTGACCATAAGTCTGACCGATGCGGACTATACAAGGGATTCATGA